GCAACTACCGGGGCGGGCAGGCGCAGCCGATCGGCATCGTCTCGACCGCCGACTGGGAGCGCGCCACGCCCTCGTGGGAAGGCGAGCGGCACATGGATCCGGTGTGGATGGACGGCGTGGTGTACTACATGTCCGAGCGGGACTGGGCCAGCAACGTGTGGTCGTACGATCCGCGCACGGGGACGGAGCGCCAACTGACACGGCACGCCGACTTCGACGTGAAGTCGCTCGGGGCCGGCGAAGGCGTGGTGGTCTACGAACAGGCGGGGTATCTGCACGAGCTGGATCCCGCGTCCGGGCGCACGCGCGCGCTCGAAATTCACGTGGCCGGCGACATGAACTGGTCACGGGCGCGCTGGGAGTCGGTTCCATCCGCCCAGATGCGCGACGCCCGCCTTTCCCCGACCGGCAAGCGGGCGCTTTTCGAGTGGCGGGGCGAGATCTTCAGCGTGCCCGTGGAGGAGGGCTCGTGGCGCAACCTCACCCGCACCCCCGGAGTGGCCGACCGCCATCCGGTGTGGTCTCCCGACGGGTCGCGCATCGCCTGGTTCAACGACGCGGCCGACGAGTACGCGCTCGTGGTCGCCGAGCAGGACGGGGCGAACCCGCGCCGCATCCGGATCGCCGAGCCCTCCTTCTACTTCCGGCCCGAGTGGTCGCCCGACGGGAGCAAGCTGGCCTTCACCGACACCCACTACCGCGTGCTGGTGCTGGATGTGGAGTCGGGCGAGGTGGACCACGTCGACACCGACCGCTTCGCCCACCCGCAGCGCACCATGAACCCGGTGTGGTCGCCCGATTCGCGGTGGATCGCCTACGCGCGCCGGCTCGACAACCAGTTGCGCGCGATCTTCGTGCACGACTCCGAGTCGGGCGAGACGCACCAGCTCACCGACGGCATGTCCGACGCCATCACCCCGGTGTGGGATGAGTCCGGGAAGTACCTCTACTTCCTGGCCTCCACCGACTACGGCCTGAACACCGGCTGGCTCGACATGACCTCCTACGACCGGCCGGTCACGCGCGCTCTCTACCTGGCGCTCCTGGACGAGGACGAGCCCTCGCCCTTCCTGCCCCGGAGCGACGAGGAGGCGGAGGATGACGAGGAGGGCGAAGAGGGCGGTTCGGGGGCCGGCGGCCAGGGGTCGGGTGACGGCGGAAGTGGCTCCGGGGGCGGTGCGTCCCGTTCCGGCCAGGACGCGCCCGCGGCCGTCTCGATCGACTTCGACGGCATCGCCCGCCGCATCATCGACGCGCCCGGACTGCCCCTGGAGGACTACGCGGGACTCGCGCCCGGGCCCGAGGGCACCGTGTTCGTAATGCAAGGCGGAGGCTTCGGAGGCGGGGAGCTGCTCAAGTACTCTGTCGAGGACCGCGAGGCCGAGGACTTCGTCGAGCAGGCGACTGCGGTCACGGTCTCCCACGACCGCGAGCACCTCCTCTTCCGGTCCGGCCCTGGTTGGCGGGTGGTGGGGACTGCCCGCGCTCCCGGCGGAAACGACGGCCGCCTCGACTTCGACGGAATGCGGGTGCGCGTCGAGCCCACCGCCGAGTACGCGCAGATGCTTCGCGACGGCTGGCGCTTCATGCGCGATTTCCTCTACGTCGACAACCAGCACGGGGCGCCGTGGGATGATGTTTGGGACTGGTATTCGGCGTGGCTCCCGGACGTACGCCACCGTTCGGACTTCAACCAGTTGTTGGACATGCTCTCGGGCGAGATCGCCGTGGGGCACTCGTATGTGCGCGGGGGCGACTATCCCGATCTCGACAACCCCCGCACCGGCCTCTTGGGCGCGGACCTGGAGGAGGACGGCGGCTTCTACCGCATCACCCGCATATACGACGGCGGTGACTGGACCCCCGGAACCGCCGGGCCGCTCTCCATCCCTGGCATGGACGTGTCGGAGGGCGACTACCTGCTTGCGGTGGACGGGGCGGAGCTGCGCGCGCCCACCAACCCCTACGCGCTGCTTGAGGGCACCGCCGGACGCACCATCACCCTGACGGTTGGACCCTCGCCTGCCATGGATGAGACCCGCGACATCATCGTGGAGCCCATCGGCAACGAGGGCATCCTGCGCCGCTGGACCTGGGTGGAGGCGAACCAGGCCCGAGTCGACGAGATGAGCGGCGGCCGGCTGGCGTACGTATGGCTCCCCAACACCGGACAGGGCGGATACCAGTATTTCAATCGCATGTACTACGCCCAGCAGGATCGCGAAGGGGCGGTCATCGACGAGCGCAACAACGGCGGCGGCTCGGCGGCCGACTACATCGTGGACATGCTGGACCGCGAGCTGACCGGTTACTTCAACTCGCGCGCGGGCGACCGCAAGCCGTGGACGCAGCCGATGGCCGGGCTGTTCGGCCCCAAGGTCATGGTGATCAACGAGCGCGCCGGCTCCGGCGGCGACCTGTTGCCCTACCTGTTCCGTTTCAAGGACGTCGGCCCCCTGGTTGGCACCAAGACGTGGGGCGGCCTTGTGGGAACCTGGGACACCCCGCCCCTCATCGACGGAGGCGGTTTCGTGGCCCCCCGGGGCGGCTTCTTCGACGTGAACGGCGAGTGGGCCGTGGAGGCGGAAGGCGTGGCGCCCGACATCGAGGTGCGCAACGACCCCGCGCCCGTGATCGCCGGCGGCGACCCGCAGCTTGAGGCCGCCGTGCATGAAGCCCTCCGCCTGCTCGAGACCGGAAAGGTCACCTTCGCGGACGAGCCCCCGCCCCCGGTGCGCTATCGGCGACCGGGGGGCGGCCAGTGAGCCGGCGAGGAGGCTCAGGATCCCAGCCCTCCGCGATCAGCCGCGCCGAGCGGGATGAGGCAGAGTCGACGCGCCGCCGCCAGGTCCGCTCGTGGGTGCTGTTCGATTTCGCCAACTCCATCTACCCGGCGGTCATGACCACGGCCGTCTTCCCGATCTTTTATGTCGGCACTGTGGTGGGGGGTGAAGGCGGTGAGGGAGAGCTGTGGTGGGGTTCGGCGGTCTCGCTTTCCGCGCTGGTCGTAGCCTTCTCGGCCCCGCTCCTCGGGGGGATCGCAGACCGCTGCGGGCTTCGCAAGCGCTTCCTCGCCGTCTATGTGGCGGTCTGTCTCGTCAGCGTGTCCCTGCTTGCCACAGTCGGTCCGGGGATGGTGCTCGCGGGCTTCATTCTGTTCGTGATCGCCAACATCGGTTTCGAAGGGGGGCTCGTCTTCTACAACGCCTACCTTCCGGACATCACCCCGCCCGAGGAGCGCGGTTCCGTGTCCGGCTACGGCTTCGGCTGGGGATACCTGGGGTCCGCGCTGGGGCTGATTCTGGCCCTGATCTTTATTCAGGTCCTCTTCCCGGGCCGCATCGAAGCCGTCTGGTTCCTGGTTGCGGGCTTCTTCCTTCTTTTCTCCATCCCCGCCTTCCGGAATCTGCCGTTAGACCAGGGCGGCGACATGCGAGTACGCGAGGCGGCGGTCTGGGGAACGCGACGCTTCCTGGTGACCGTGCGCGAGGTCTGGGCCCTGCGCGACATTCGTCGCTTTCTCACCTCGTATTTCTTCTACATTGACGGGATCCTGACGGTCATCGTCATGGCCGGGGTCATTGCCACCGCAACCTTCGGGTTCGACCAGACCGACACCATCATCCTCTTCCTCGTCGTACAGTTCTCCGCGATGGCGGGAGCGCTGACGCTCGCGAAGCCCACTGACCGGCTTGGCCCGAAGAAGGTCCTCACCGGAGTCCTGGTCATGTGGGTGATAGCCGGGATCGCCGCTTATTTCGTTCAATCGACCGCGGTCTTCTATGGGCTGGCCATCGTGGCCGGACTCGGCCTGGGTTCGGTGCAGTCGGCGAGCCGCGCCTATCTTTCCCTCATGATTCCGAGGGGCAGGGAGGCGGAGATATTCGGCTTCTACGCCTTCTGCGGGCGGACCTCGTCGGTGCTGGGACCCGTGCTCTTCGGCTGGGCCACCTTCCTCGCGGCAGGCAACCAGCGCCCCGGCTTCCTCGTGCTTACCGCCCTGATGCTGACCGGGCTTCTACTGCTGCAGCGGGTGCCGGATTCCCGGGTGGCGGGCCAAAGCTGAGCCCGCCGATGTCGTACCAGTCGATGCCGCGGTCCGGATAGCCGTCCGCGTCACCCGGACCGACCGGCCGGTCCACGAGCACGGCCAGCGTCGACCCGAGCACATCGAAGCCGACGGCGCGATGCCGCACGCGCACGGAACCCGCGAACTCGGTGCCGACGAAGACGTCGAAGTGCGAGAACTCCTCACGGTCGCGGTTGGTCAGCACCCAGAGACGGTCCTGGTCGTCGACCCAGTGGTGTTCGGAGTAGCGCTTGGGCGTGCTGCGATACTCCTCCAGTCGGCACGGTCCCCGGACGACCAGGCTCGACGGCGGTCCGCAGTTCTCCAGGTAGCGTTCGATATCGCTCTCCGAGGGATATTCGATCGTGTACAAGGAGGACCGCATCACAGTGCCAAAGTCGTCGTCCCGGTCGGCCAGATAGAACATCTGCCCATCGCACAGGCGGAAATACATGCCGCCGGACGACAGTCTGACCGCGCCTTCCAGCCCCTCCGGATAGGCGAAGCCCTCCGCGACCTCCGGCATCCGGCATCCGGTCCCTGCGGCCATGTCATTGGGGAATATCCTCTCCCAGACGATGTCTCCGGTCTGCACATCGACGTCCAGGTGCCGGTTCTCCCATGTTTCCCCTGTCCAGTTGAAGTCTTCGCTCGGCAGCACGGAGTCGAACGGCCCGGATGGCTGGAGACGGCTCGGCAGGCGAACATCGAATATCCAGTCCCCCGACGGTTCGAACACCAACATGTGACGCCTCACGATCGCTACCACGCCGATCGTCCCGTCGGGTCCTCGCACAATGCTCGATGGTTCGCTCGGGAATTCCCCCGGGCCCTGGCCGCGCCGGCCGAAAACCGCGGTTCGTCCGCCGTCCCGCGCAATGCAATGAACACGATTGTCGTAGCTCTCGATCACGCACACGGTGCCCTCGGTCGGCAGCGCGATATCTCCACCGAGCGACAAGGGGGCTCGGGCGGACGCGACCGGGGTCAGTTCGGCGACCTGGGCCTGTGCCCCGGACGTCCAGCCGAGGGCCGGGAACACGAACAGAGCGATCACCAGTTGGATGTTGAATGTCTTCATTTAATGCTCCCTCCTGGCCAGATCATCTCTTGGCCCGACCTTCCGGGGTCAGAACCCGATGGACTACATCTCCTGGCGTTCGCACGTCCGGTCGACGCGGTATCGGTGAATATACGGCACGTCATACTCATCGTACGTGGTGCCCCATATCTCGTCGCGGCTCGCGAGGACGATCGCGAGACGAGGGCTCCAGGGTTTGAAGGAGCCGCGACCGTGCCCGATCTCGACCGTGCCATCGAGCCTGCCATCCGCATCGCGTATCTCCCAGACATCGACGCGGTCCTCACGTAGCTCCCGAAGCAGCCAGATTGTCCCGTCCGTCCCGGCCACCACCTGCCTGACCGGGGGATGATGCTCCGGAACCCGGAACGCACTGCGAACGGCGCGGCGCCTCCGTTCAAGCGTTGCTTCACTGAGCACAAGCCACCCGGGCCCGGTCGGGTTGTAGTCCCCGGCTTCCCATCCGGCCAGTTCGTCCGCGAGGCGGCGTTCCATCGCAGACGTTACCTCACGCGGTTCGTACTCGACCGCTCGATGCAGAAGCGTGTCCCCGTGGATCGAGATGACGAGAATGTCGAAGGTCGGCGGACTATCGTCTTCTCGAACGTTGCCGATCTTTAAGACTGCCGAGCCGTCGGGCGTGAGCGCTGTGAGGTATTCGCCGAGTCCGGGCGACGGGAGGTCCCTGAGCGGGTGAATCTGAAACCTCCGCCGGCCACGGCCATCCTCGAACTCGACTGCGTTGTCCGGCCAATGGATGGTGGCGATCGTGTCGAGGACCTCTCCGGACCGCGACAGCCTGCGGAGCGCGAGCCCGGGGTCGGCTCCCCGGGCCAGCCAGGGTCCCCAGCCGGCAGTCCAGATGCGGCTGCCGATCAGAGTACCGTCCGCAAGCACACGACGCGGGGTCAGGAACGCTCCTTCCTCCGGCACGGTCAGGTTGAACCGGATGACCTCCTCGGGTACGACCTCGTCCGTGGTAAAGAGTTGGAGCCGGTAGGCGTCGGCTATCCAGAGAGTGTCGCCGAGCCAGCCCACATTTGTGGCCGCAAGCTCGAAATCACCGGGCCCCTGGCCCGCGCGACCGATCCGGCGAAGGACCTGGCCATCGAGAGAGAAGACCGTAATTGCGGGAACCAGGGCCTGAGCGACATATAGCGCGCTGTCGGGCCCGATCGCAAGATCCAGAACGCCGGTGACAAGGTCCTCGCTTTCCACGGATCCGATGCGCAGGACTTCTTCCAACTGCCATGGCGTGGGGCAGGCGGTCTGCGCGTGGAGTGCCCCCGGCGTGCAGAGGAACAGGGCAGTCGCAAGAATCGATGGACGCACGCTGTCTCCGGTCGAGGTCGATGCCGGCTGGCGCCCAATCAGGCTCGACAGCCGCGAACAACGAAGCTAGCGAGCCTCTGCCCTACCCCGCGAGCTTGTATCTTGCGGCCATCAGGCGCACAATCTCCCGCGCATCCCGCGAAACCCGGAACCAGCCGAGGCCTCCCAAGCCCATGCGCAACTGCTCGCTCCCCCGCGCCGCCCCTGGTGCGTCCGCGCTCATGACAGCCCCGGTCACGTTTCTCGCCACGCTCGTCCTCGCCACCCCGCTCGTCCTCGCCGCCGCCTCGCTCCCGCTCGCGGTCGCCCTCTACCCCGCTGCCGCCTCCGCCCAGGCCGAGGCCACCACGGGAGTCGTGCGCGGCACGGTCCGCGATCCCGGCGGCGCCCCTGTCGCGGGGGCCGTGGTCGTCATCGAACACCGGGAGACCGGGTTTCGCACCACGGTGGAAACGACCGGCGAGGGCACGTTCGCCCGCACCCTGCTCCCGCTCGGCACCTACGACGTGATCGCGACCGCGCCCGACGGGTTCGGGACCGACCGCCGGGAGGGGCTGGTCCTTCGGGTCGGCGAGACGCTCCTGCTCTCGCTGGGGTTCGCGCCGGTGGAGCTCGAGGGCATCACCGTGACCCGCGAGCGCGACATCCTCCTCGACACCGAAGACGTCACCAGCTCGCAACGCTTCTCGGAGGAGGTCGTGGACGGCCTGCCCTCGAACGGCCGCAACTACCTCGACTTCACCCTGCTTACGCCGGGCGTGTCCATCTCCCAGGGGCCCGACGGCGACGAGCTCAACGTCAGCGGCCAGCGCGGCATCTTCAACAACTTCATCGTAGACGGGGCCGACTTCAACAACGCCTTCTTCGGCGAGCAGAGGGGCGGCCAGCGTCCCGCCTTCACCTTCAACCAGGATGCCATCGAGGAGATGGTGGTGGTGAACCAGGGCGCCACCGCCGAGTTCGGGCGCTCGGCGGGCGGATTCGTGAACGTCGTCACCCGCTCGGGCACCAACGACTTCACCGGGACGGCCCACTACTACGGCCAGTGGGACGCGATCTCGGCCGCGTATCCGGAGGCCCGCGGGGGCGGCAAGCCGGAGTTCGGCCGGGGGCAGTTCGGGTTCACTTTGGGCGGACCCATCGTGCGCGACCGGGCGTTCTTTTTCGTCGCCTACGATCAGCAGGACGCCACGGAGACCAAGCAGCAGCGGCGCGTGGTCGCCAGCGAGGCCAATCTGCGCAAGCTGGACAGCTTCCTGAAGTCGCGCTGGCCCGGGCTCTTCGATGAAGAATTCGGCCCTATCGAGCGCACCGACGACGCCCGCGCGCTCATCGCCAAGCTGGATATCAGCGCGAGCGAGCGCCATCAGGCATCCTTCAAGTACAACTACACCTGGTCGGAACAGGTGAACGGCACTTTCGATGTAGATTCGTGGGGGCTCTCGTCGAACGGCATCGAGGGCGACTACTCGCATGCGGTCAACGCGAGCCTGCGGTCGCTGCTGGGCAACACGGTATCCAACGAGTTTCGCTTCCAGTGGGCCGGCGAGGATCGGCCGCGATGGTACGGGGGACCGCTCATCCCCGGGGCGCGGCTGCCCGGGCCGCCCCAGTTCGCGCGGCTGGGCGGGCGTCCCTTCCCCGACATCGGCATGGACTTCGCCGATGGCTTCCGCATCGGCCTGCCCTTCTTCCTGCCCATCGATCCGGGATACGACGCGCGGCTGCAGCTGGTCGACAACGTCTCCTGGCTGTCGGGCGCCCACCTGTTCAAGGGCGGCGTCGAATACAACCGCACCACGGTGGAACAGCAGTTCATCGGCTTCGCCAACAGCCGCTACATCTTCGATTCCGTAGACGGCTTCATCGGCTTCGCGACCCACGGCAGCAGCTACGTGACCTGCTCGGACGGCTCGGCGAGCATGAGCGGCGCGTGCCCGGGCGGGAGCTCGGTCACGGGCCCGGTGCTCCTGTACCTCCAGTCGGCGACCGTTCCCGGCGTGCCCGCCGACCAGCTCGGCCTCCAGTCCATGACCACCCACGAGCTGGCCTTCTTCCTCCAGGACACCTGGAAGCCGACCGACCGCCTGACGCTCAATCTGGGCGTGCGCTGGGAGGGGGCGTGGCATCCGGACGTCTTCATCCGGCCCGGGGAGGCCTTCTTCGCGCCGTACCTGAGCGACCCCGGGTTCCCGTCGGACGGCACCATTCCGGACGACCTCGACAACGTCCAGCCCCGTTTCGGGCTCGCGTGGGACGTGGACGGCGGGCGAACCGTGGTGCGGCTCAACGCCGGGGCGTACAACGCGCGCATCCCCGGGCTGGTCTTCGCCCAGTACCGCACCACCAACGGCGCCTTCCAGCAGATCCTCTTCCGGAGCAGCGCCGACGCGGCGGTGCTGGGGCCCGTGCCCGCCATCGACGAGCAGATCGACGGGTCCGCGGCCACGCCCTTCCTGCCCGACATCCAGGTCGCCGACCGGAACCTGGAATTGCCGCGCACCTGGTCGTTCGGGGCGGAGGCCACCCGCGCGCTGAGCTCCGTCGTGACCGCGAGCGTCTCGTGGCAGCACGCGCGCGCCGACGGCCTCTTCCGCTTCGTGGATCGAAACGCCGCGGCGCTGGGCTCGCCCTTCGGGATCGGCACGCATCCCTCTGGCGGCGGCATCAACGCCCTGACGGTAGGCGAATCGAGCGCCCGCTCTCGCTACCACGGGCTGACGCTGGGGCTGCGCGGCCAGGACGGCGCCAGCGGCTTCGCCTACGACGTCAACTACACCCTGGGCTTCGACCGCTCCGACGACGACAACGAGCGCGACCCCTTCACCTACCGCTACGCGGACCCGCGCCATCTGGACGCCGAGTACGGCTGGTCCGACCGCGACCGGCGCCATCAGCTCAACGGCTACTTCGTTTTCTCGCTTCCGGGCGGCGTCCGCGCGTCGCACATGTTCCGCCTGCTGAGCGCGTCCCCGGTGTCCGCGAAGTGCGCCAGCCCGAGCGAGCGCGCCGCCGAGCCCGCCGACCGCATCTGCCCCGACGGCTCCGTCCTCCAGCGCAACACCCTGCGCCGCGACAACGAGTTCTTCACCTGGGACTTCCGCGTCTCCCGCGAATTCGCCCTGAGCAACGGAATGGTGCTCGAGCCCGTGTTCGAGGTCTTCAACGCCACCAACCAGGACAACTTCCTCGATGCAGCCCAGGGCTCCCTCCTCTTCAACTTCGACGGCTCCATCAGGAGCGGCCTGGGGGATACGAGGATAGCGCAGGTGGGGATGCGGATGAGGTTCTGATCAGTGCGAGGTTGGATCAGTGCTCCGAGGACTCCTCCATGGCCTCCCGCGCCGCGGCCTCGATCTCCCATGGGATAGCTGAGTCGCGATAGAGGGCAGCCCCGTTCGACAGGATGGGATCCTTGCCTTTCGCCGGGGCTTGGGGATGAGCCGTTGGGACCGGCACGCTCGCGAGCGAAGTCTCGGCCGGGGCGCCGGGATGAACCGCTGGGACCGGCGGCAAGCCCGGTCTCTCGCCATCCCGAGCCGCTTTGGGTCTGCTCGGCGCGTCCACCAGCATCCTCCCCTTGGGCGTGAAGAACAGCACCGTCCCGTCACCGTTCACGGAGACCTTGACCCGCCCCTCGTGAACGGCTCGATGATGCCGCCGGCAGAGCAGCAGCGTGTTCCGGAGGCTCGTCTCGCCCCCGTCGGCCCAGTGCTTCACGTGATGGGCCTCGGTGAACTGGCAAGCACACCCGGGGAATCGGCATCCCCGGTCGCGCTCGTCCAGCGCCCGCCGAATGTGCGGCGGAATGGTGCGCGTGCGACGCCCCACGCTCAGCATCGACCCGTCCTTCGCGTGGACCATCGCGACCACCGCGGCATCGCACGCCATGCGCCGCGACGTCTCCGCGGAAACGCGAATCCCGTCCAGGTCCGAGCGCCCCGGCTCGCCTTCGGCCGCGAGCGTCGCGGCGTCGCAATGAACCATGACCTGGTAGCGCTCGACCCGAGTGCCGGACCCGACGCGGGCTGACGTGTTCGCCGCATTCTCCGCTTTGGGTCCCGGCGTTCCCACGGGCGCTCCCCGCAGGGCTGCATTGGACTCGGTGGTCTGAGCACCATCGAGTTCATCGAGGTCGCGACCCATCGTATTCCCATCGCCATCCGATTCACGGCGCTCGCCACCTCCGAACCCGGCGGCCAGCGCTCGGTCCGCCAGCAGCCCCACCGCATCCGCCCGGCGCTGCTTGGGCTCCGGGCGCGCATCGGCGGCCTCGCCACTGGCACCCCTTCCACTTCGCGCCCCTTCTCGGGCATCGCCCTCGCGCCGGAACAGCGGACTGGAGGTAGCCAGAACCCCGGCAGGAAGTCGTGTAAAGTCTTACGGGGCTGCACGATCTGCGTTTCCTGCCGTTGGACTGGACCCTGCTGGACCGTGCCGCGAAAGCGGGAAAACCGGATACGAATGGCGGGACCCAAAGCAGTGCGGATTGCCCTTTGTGGGCGAATCCACGGGATGTCCGAGGTTCCTCTCAATCAGCCTGTCCAACAAATGTGTGCCTCCGTCCCGGTTCCCTTGGGGCGTCTTGAGTCCCAAACCTCACCT
This region of Gammaproteobacteria bacterium genomic DNA includes:
- a CDS encoding TonB-dependent receptor yields the protein MTAPVTFLATLVLATPLVLAAASLPLAVALYPAAASAQAEATTGVVRGTVRDPGGAPVAGAVVVIEHRETGFRTTVETTGEGTFARTLLPLGTYDVIATAPDGFGTDRREGLVLRVGETLLLSLGFAPVELEGITVTRERDILLDTEDVTSSQRFSEEVVDGLPSNGRNYLDFTLLTPGVSISQGPDGDELNVSGQRGIFNNFIVDGADFNNAFFGEQRGGQRPAFTFNQDAIEEMVVVNQGATAEFGRSAGGFVNVVTRSGTNDFTGTAHYYGQWDAISAAYPEARGGGKPEFGRGQFGFTLGGPIVRDRAFFFVAYDQQDATETKQQRRVVASEANLRKLDSFLKSRWPGLFDEEFGPIERTDDARALIAKLDISASERHQASFKYNYTWSEQVNGTFDVDSWGLSSNGIEGDYSHAVNASLRSLLGNTVSNEFRFQWAGEDRPRWYGGPLIPGARLPGPPQFARLGGRPFPDIGMDFADGFRIGLPFFLPIDPGYDARLQLVDNVSWLSGAHLFKGGVEYNRTTVEQQFIGFANSRYIFDSVDGFIGFATHGSSYVTCSDGSASMSGACPGGSSVTGPVLLYLQSATVPGVPADQLGLQSMTTHELAFFLQDTWKPTDRLTLNLGVRWEGAWHPDVFIRPGEAFFAPYLSDPGFPSDGTIPDDLDNVQPRFGLAWDVDGGRTVVRLNAGAYNARIPGLVFAQYRTTNGAFQQILFRSSADAAVLGPVPAIDEQIDGSAATPFLPDIQVADRNLELPRTWSFGAEATRALSSVVTASVSWQHARADGLFRFVDRNAAALGSPFGIGTHPSGGGINALTVGESSARSRYHGLTLGLRGQDGASGFAYDVNYTLGFDRSDDDNERDPFTYRYADPRHLDAEYGWSDRDRRHQLNGYFVFSLPGGVRASHMFRLLSASPVSAKCASPSERAAEPADRICPDGSVLQRNTLRRDNEFFTWDFRVSREFALSNGMVLEPVFEVFNATNQDNFLDAAQGSLLFNFDGSIRSGLGDTRIAQVGMRMRF
- a CDS encoding MFS transporter → MSRRGGSGSQPSAISRAERDEAESTRRRQVRSWVLFDFANSIYPAVMTTAVFPIFYVGTVVGGEGGEGELWWGSAVSLSALVVAFSAPLLGGIADRCGLRKRFLAVYVAVCLVSVSLLATVGPGMVLAGFILFVIANIGFEGGLVFYNAYLPDITPPEERGSVSGYGFGWGYLGSALGLILALIFIQVLFPGRIEAVWFLVAGFFLLFSIPAFRNLPLDQGGDMRVREAAVWGTRRFLVTVREVWALRDIRRFLTSYFFYIDGILTVIVMAGVIATATFGFDQTDTIILFLVVQFSAMAGALTLAKPTDRLGPKKVLTGVLVMWVIAGIAAYFVQSTAVFYGLAIVAGLGLGSVQSASRAYLSLMIPRGREAEIFGFYAFCGRTSSVLGPVLFGWATFLAAGNQRPGFLVLTALMLTGLLLLQRVPDSRVAGQS
- a CDS encoding DUF222 domain-containing protein, producing MGRDLDELDGAQTTESNAALRGAPVGTPGPKAENAANTSARVGSGTRVERYQVMVHCDAATLAAEGEPGRSDLDGIRVSAETSRRMACDAAVVAMVHAKDGSMLSVGRRTRTIPPHIRRALDERDRGCRFPGCACQFTEAHHVKHWADGGETSLRNTLLLCRRHHRAVHEGRVKVSVNGDGTVLFFTPKGRMLVDAPSRPKAARDGERPGLPPVPAVHPGAPAETSLASVPVPTAHPQAPAKGKDPILSNGAALYRDSAIPWEIEAAAREAMEESSEH
- a CDS encoding PDZ domain-containing protein yields the protein MFRTPAVTADPTTRNAARVSPRALSSRFRILMSCALLGAAVAAVPPQHAAAQGTRFLRQPDVSATHIVFVHANDLWLTGRDGGDAMRLTSSEGAETDPAFSADGQWIAFSGQYGGNTDVYLMPATGGQPRRLTWHPAEDLVQGWTPDGEILFQSGRDAVPTKLWKFYTVPPAGGLPAPLALPQAYLGGMSADGEYIAYQEIGYWDPEWRNYRGGQAQPIGIVSTADWERATPSWEGERHMDPVWMDGVVYYMSERDWASNVWSYDPRTGTERQLTRHADFDVKSLGAGEGVVVYEQAGYLHELDPASGRTRALEIHVAGDMNWSRARWESVPSAQMRDARLSPTGKRALFEWRGEIFSVPVEEGSWRNLTRTPGVADRHPVWSPDGSRIAWFNDAADEYALVVAEQDGANPRRIRIAEPSFYFRPEWSPDGSKLAFTDTHYRVLVLDVESGEVDHVDTDRFAHPQRTMNPVWSPDSRWIAYARRLDNQLRAIFVHDSESGETHQLTDGMSDAITPVWDESGKYLYFLASTDYGLNTGWLDMTSYDRPVTRALYLALLDEDEPSPFLPRSDEEAEDDEEGEEGGSGAGGQGSGDGGSGSGGGASRSGQDAPAAVSIDFDGIARRIIDAPGLPLEDYAGLAPGPEGTVFVMQGGGFGGGELLKYSVEDREAEDFVEQATAVTVSHDREHLLFRSGPGWRVVGTARAPGGNDGRLDFDGMRVRVEPTAEYAQMLRDGWRFMRDFLYVDNQHGAPWDDVWDWYSAWLPDVRHRSDFNQLLDMLSGEIAVGHSYVRGGDYPDLDNPRTGLLGADLEEDGGFYRITRIYDGGDWTPGTAGPLSIPGMDVSEGDYLLAVDGAELRAPTNPYALLEGTAGRTITLTVGPSPAMDETRDIIVEPIGNEGILRRWTWVEANQARVDEMSGGRLAYVWLPNTGQGGYQYFNRMYYAQQDREGAVIDERNNGGGSAADYIVDMLDRELTGYFNSRAGDRKPWTQPMAGLFGPKVMVINERAGSGGDLLPYLFRFKDVGPLVGTKTWGGLVGTWDTPPLIDGGGFVAPRGGFFDVNGEWAVEAEGVAPDIEVRNDPAPVIAGGDPQLEAAVHEALRLLETGKVTFADEPPPPVRYRRPGGGQ